From Dasypus novemcinctus isolate mDasNov1 chromosome 8, mDasNov1.1.hap2, whole genome shotgun sequence, the proteins below share one genomic window:
- the ENTPD8 gene encoding ectonucleoside triphosphate diphosphohydrolase 8 isoform X2 → MGLPRKTCVLTALLGAAATSGLAALVLMLVQATDVLLPAGTKFGLVFDAGSSHTSLFVYRWPADKENDTGVVSQALACQAEGPGISSYASDPARAGESLQGCLEEALALIPAAQHRETPVFLGATAGMRLLSVKNSSQAELIFAAVARALGRAPVDFRGAELLAGQDEGALGWITINYVLRLLVTFSFSGAWVRPADASLVGALDMGGASTQISFVPGGPILDKSTQATLRLYGSDYSVYTHSYLCFGRDQMLNRLLAALAQAFSNFYYTFHFLNLTSGQTLRTANATVWEFCQRPWELVVASYPGQERWLRDYCASGLYILTLLLEGYGFDQDTWSGIEFRQQAGGTDVGWTLGYMLNLTSMIPAEAPARWRAASHGVWTAGVVFVALTLVTILGTAAAQLLWPQA, encoded by the exons ATGGGGCTGCCCCGGAAGACGTGTGTCCTCACGGCCCTGCTGGGGGCTGCAGCCACCTCGGGCCTCGCTGCTCTCGTCCTCATGCTGGTGCAGGCCACCGACGTCCTCCTGCCCGCGGGCACCAAG TTCGGGCTCGTGTTTGACGCCGGCTCCTCCCACACGTCCCTCTTTGTGTACCGGTGGCCGGCGGACAAGGAGAACGACACGGGAGTGGTCAGCCAGGCCCTGGCCTGCCAGGCGGAAG GGCCTGGAATCTCCTCCTATGCCTCGGACCCCGCTCGGGCCGGCGAGAGCCTGcagggctgcctggaggaggcgcTGGCGCTGATCCCCGCGGCCCAGCATCGGGAGACGCCCGTGTTCCTGGGGGCAACGGCAGGCATGAGGCTGCTCAG CGTGAAGAACAGCTCCCAGGCTGAGCTCATCTTTGCCGCGGTGGCCCGGGCCCTGGGCCGGGCGCCGGTGGATTTTCGGGGTGCTGAGCTCCTGGCCGGGCAGGACGAGGGGGCTTTGGGCTGGATCACAATCAACTACGTGCTGCGGCTGCTGGTCACG TTCTCCTTCTCCGGAGCGTGGGTCCGCCCTGCAGACGCGTCGCTGGTGGGCGCCCTGGACATGGGGGGCGCCTCCACGCAGATCTCCTTCGTGCCTGGAGGCCCCATCCTGGACAAGAGCACGCAGGCCACGCTGCGCCTGTACGGCTCCGACTACAGCGTCTACACGCACAGCTACCTGTGCTTTGGGCGGGACCAGATGCTGAACCGGCTCCTGGCGGCGCTGGCACAG GCCTTCTCCAACTTCTACTACACCTTCCACTTTTTGAACCTCACCTCCGGGCAGACGCTGCGCACAGCTAATGCCACTGTCTGGGAATTCTGCCAGAGGCCCTGGGAGCTG GTGGTGGCCAGCTACCCCGGGCAGGAGCGCTGGCTGCGGGACTACTGCGCCTCGGGGCTCTACATCCTCACGCTGCTGCTCGAGGGCTACGGGTTCGACCAGGACACCTGGTCTGGCATCGAGTTCCGCCAGCAG GCTGGCGGGACCGACGTGGGCTGGACGCTGGGCTACATGCTGAACCTGACCAGCATGATCCCAGCCGAGGCCCCGGCCCGGTGGCGGGCAGCGAGCCACGGCGTCTGGACAGCAGGCGTCGTCTTTGTGGCACTGACCCTCGTGACAATCCTTGGGACAGCTGCAGCCCAGCTCCTCTGGCCCCAGGCCTAG
- the ENTPD8 gene encoding ectonucleoside triphosphate diphosphohydrolase 8 isoform X1 — translation MGLPRKTCVLTALLGAAATSGLAALVLMLVQATDVLLPAGTKFGLVFDAGSSHTSLFVYRWPADKENDTGVVSQALACQAEGPGISSYASDPARAGESLQGCLEEALALIPAAQHRETPVFLGATAGMRLLSVKNSSQAELIFAAVARALGRAPVDFRGAELLAGQDEGALGWITINYVLRLLVTFSFSGAWVRPADASLVGALDMGGASTQISFVPGGPILDKSTQATLRLYGSDYSVYTHSYLCFGRDQMLNRLLAALAQGPSAPLRHPCYHRGYRGWLAPLAEAPCVRAPAGPAGNVSVEGTGDPGACVAAIRGLFNFSSCEGRVDCAFEGVYQPPLRGRFYAFSNFYYTFHFLNLTSGQTLRTANATVWEFCQRPWELVVASYPGQERWLRDYCASGLYILTLLLEGYGFDQDTWSGIEFRQQAGGTDVGWTLGYMLNLTSMIPAEAPARWRAASHGVWTAGVVFVALTLVTILGTAAAQLLWPQA, via the exons ATGGGGCTGCCCCGGAAGACGTGTGTCCTCACGGCCCTGCTGGGGGCTGCAGCCACCTCGGGCCTCGCTGCTCTCGTCCTCATGCTGGTGCAGGCCACCGACGTCCTCCTGCCCGCGGGCACCAAG TTCGGGCTCGTGTTTGACGCCGGCTCCTCCCACACGTCCCTCTTTGTGTACCGGTGGCCGGCGGACAAGGAGAACGACACGGGAGTGGTCAGCCAGGCCCTGGCCTGCCAGGCGGAAG GGCCTGGAATCTCCTCCTATGCCTCGGACCCCGCTCGGGCCGGCGAGAGCCTGcagggctgcctggaggaggcgcTGGCGCTGATCCCCGCGGCCCAGCATCGGGAGACGCCCGTGTTCCTGGGGGCAACGGCAGGCATGAGGCTGCTCAG CGTGAAGAACAGCTCCCAGGCTGAGCTCATCTTTGCCGCGGTGGCCCGGGCCCTGGGCCGGGCGCCGGTGGATTTTCGGGGTGCTGAGCTCCTGGCCGGGCAGGACGAGGGGGCTTTGGGCTGGATCACAATCAACTACGTGCTGCGGCTGCTGGTCACG TTCTCCTTCTCCGGAGCGTGGGTCCGCCCTGCAGACGCGTCGCTGGTGGGCGCCCTGGACATGGGGGGCGCCTCCACGCAGATCTCCTTCGTGCCTGGAGGCCCCATCCTGGACAAGAGCACGCAGGCCACGCTGCGCCTGTACGGCTCCGACTACAGCGTCTACACGCACAGCTACCTGTGCTTTGGGCGGGACCAGATGCTGAACCGGCTCCTGGCGGCGCTGGCACAG GGCCCCTCAGCGCCGCTCCGGCACCCCTGCTACCACCGCGGCTACCGGGGCTGGCTGGCGCCCCTGGCCGAGGCCCCCTGCGTCCGCGCCCCCGCGGGCCCCGCCGGGAACGTCTCGGTGGAGGGCACGGGGGACCCCGGGGCCTGCGTGGCCGCCATCCGGGGGCTCTTCAACTTCTCCAGCTGCGAGGGCCGCGTGGACTGCGCCTTCGAGGGGGTCTACCAGCCCCCCTTGCGGGGCCGTTTCTAC GCCTTCTCCAACTTCTACTACACCTTCCACTTTTTGAACCTCACCTCCGGGCAGACGCTGCGCACAGCTAATGCCACTGTCTGGGAATTCTGCCAGAGGCCCTGGGAGCTG GTGGTGGCCAGCTACCCCGGGCAGGAGCGCTGGCTGCGGGACTACTGCGCCTCGGGGCTCTACATCCTCACGCTGCTGCTCGAGGGCTACGGGTTCGACCAGGACACCTGGTCTGGCATCGAGTTCCGCCAGCAG GCTGGCGGGACCGACGTGGGCTGGACGCTGGGCTACATGCTGAACCTGACCAGCATGATCCCAGCCGAGGCCCCGGCCCGGTGGCGGGCAGCGAGCCACGGCGTCTGGACAGCAGGCGTCGTCTTTGTGGCACTGACCCTCGTGACAATCCTTGGGACAGCTGCAGCCCAGCTCCTCTGGCCCCAGGCCTAG